The Microvirga lotononidis nucleotide sequence AAACGATGTTTGAGCTGCACCCGGAACTCGCTCAGCTTGAGCAGAATATCGCCGACACCCAACGACTCGTCGCCAGGCAGATCGCCCGGATCAAGCGGATGAACGAGCAGGGTTTTGATACCGAAACGGCCACGGCCGTACTTCACGGGCTGGAGCAGGTCCTCGACTACTTTTACGCGCAGCGGGAACGCATCCTCGACATCCTCACGCGCCAGTAAAGAATTGGTCAAAAAGCGCATTATGTACGACGCCAACTATGATGTCCGCCTGATGACGACAGAGATGGCCGGTTTGGTGTGGGATGCATCACTCTTCTCCCGATTGCGGGAGAAGGTTGATGCCGGGCATTCACGTCACCGACCGCCAGGTCAGGCGCTCCATGAGTTCACGCAAGGACGGATATTCTCAGGCCGCCGCTGCGGCACGGGCCGGGTTCAGCGAGCGCACCGGCCGGCGCATCGAAGCCGACCCGGTTCTTCCCAGCCAGCGCGAGGGACGGCGCTACCGGACGCGTCCGGATCCGTTCGCCGAAGTCTGGCGCGACGAACTCGTGCCGATGCTGGAGGCCGCGCCCCAGATCCGGGCCACCACTTTGCTCGAAGAGTTGCAACGGCTGCATCCTGGGCGCTATGGCGACGGCCACCTGCGCTCGCTGCAGCGCCGGGTGGCCCATTGGCGCGCCACCGAGGGACCGGAGCGCGAGCTGATCTTCCGACAGGAGCACCCGCCCGGCCGACAGGCTCTCTCGGACTTTACCAATGGCGCCAAGCTCGGCGTGACCATCGCCGGCCGACCCTTTCCCCATCTGCTCTACCATTTCTGGCTTGCCTATTCCGGCTGGCGCTTCATCAAAGCCATCTGCGGCGGAGAGAGCTTCACGGCTCTCACCGAAGGCCTACAGGAGGCACTCTGGCAGCTCGGCGGCGTCCCGCGCGAGCATCGCACCGACCGGCTCTCGGCCGCCTATCGCAACCTCGCCGAGCGCGAGGACGAGGCTAAGGCCTATGCCGCGTTCTGCAGCCATTACGGTCTGCAGCCCACCCGCAACAATGCCGGCATCGCCCACGAGAATGGATCGGTCGAAGCCGCCCATGGCCATCTCAAGCTCGGATTACGCGAAGCTCTCGACTTGCGCGGCTCGAAAGACTTCGCCGACCTGGAGGCGTACCAGGCTTTTCTGCAGGACTTCGCCATGCGCAAGAACGCAGCCGTGCAGGCGGCACTTGCCATCGAGCGCAAGGCGCTGGCTCCTTTGCCGCGCTTTCGCACCAGCGACTACTCGGTGGCGACTGTCACCGTCACACGCTCCGGCACGATCTCGGTG carries:
- the istA gene encoding IS21 family transposase — encoded protein: MPGIHVTDRQVRRSMSSRKDGYSQAAAAARAGFSERTGRRIEADPVLPSQREGRRYRTRPDPFAEVWRDELVPMLEAAPQIRATTLLEELQRLHPGRYGDGHLRSLQRRVAHWRATEGPERELIFRQEHPPGRQALSDFTNGAKLGVTIAGRPFPHLLYHFWLAYSGWRFIKAICGGESFTALTEGLQEALWQLGGVPREHRTDRLSAAYRNLAEREDEAKAYAAFCSHYGLQPTRNNAGIAHENGSVEAAHGHLKLGLREALDLRGSKDFADLEAYQAFLQDFAMRKNAAVQAALAIERKALAPLPRFRTSDYSVATVTVTRSGTISVRNVLYTVPSRLVGCRLKVHIYDDRLVCHLGLSPVLTVPRRYFKRGGPGVRVIDYRHLVHALVKKPQAFRHSVFREDLFPQTAFRQAWEVLDARLDPRQACRVYVGLLHLAATHACEAQLADHLARVLAGGGLPDLDQARTVVAGPLNVQAPVVHVRAPDPSVYDCLIPVDPIAASEGAAP